The Sesamum indicum cultivar Zhongzhi No. 13 linkage group LG2, S_indicum_v1.0, whole genome shotgun sequence genome contains a region encoding:
- the LOC105156033 gene encoding transcription repressor MYB5-like has product MGRSPCCSKVGLRRGPWSTKEDTLLSNYIQQHGEGQWRSLPKKAGLLRCGKSCRLRWMNYLRPGIKRGNISEDEEDLIVRLHGLLGNRWSLIAGRLPGRTDNEIKNYWNTHLLKKLKSAGINPKPHKDLPKPPKVKKSEGGAAGKKQRKQKKAVVAADNEKISNQDGSKLGGGGGGEEPPASKSSEEQVNNPPKTKVYLPKPIRVSSVFSRTSSYDSLASGTSSSDGGEAAEKAVEVVSYVPVEWPPLFELEDTNYGVCGGGEEDDFLGGGYILPVLHQSDSISSDVNMLEKVYDEYLQLL; this is encoded by the exons ATGGGAAGATCGCCTTGTTGCTCAAAGGTGGGGTTGAGGAGGGGGCCTTGGTCGACCAAAGAAGACACCTTGCTCAGCAATTACATTCAGCAACATGGTGAAGGCCAATGGAGATCTCTCCCAAAGAAAGCTG GGCTGCTGAGATGTGGGAAGAGTTGCAGACTGAGGTGGATGAATTATCTCAGGCCGGGGATTAAGAGAGGGAACATCAGTGAGGATGAGGAGGATTTGATCGTACGGCTGCACGGGCTTCTTGGGAATCGCTGGTCCTTGATTGCGGGCAGATTGCCAGGTCGAACGGACAATGAGATCAAGAACTACTGGAACACACACCTTCTCAAGAAACTCAAGAGCGCCGGAATCAACCCCAAACCTCACAAAGATTTGCCGAAGCCACCCAAGGTCAAGAAATCGGAAGGAGGCGCCGCCGGGAAGAAGCAGAGGAAGCAGAAGAAGGCTGTTGTGGCCGCCGACAATGAGAAGATCAGCAACCAAGACGGAAGCAAGTtgggtggtggtggtggcgggGAGGAGCCGCCGGCGAGTAAGAGCTCCGAGGAACAAGTCAATAATCCTCCCAAGACTAAAGTCTATTTGCCGAAACCCATAAGAGTTTCCTCAGTATTCTCAAGGACCAGCAGCTACGACAGCCTGGCCAGTGGAACGTCGAGCAGCGACGGCGGAGAAGCGGCGGAGAAGGCGGTTGAGGTGGTGTCGTACGTGCCGGTTGAGTGGCCGCCGCTGTTTGAGCTGGAGGACACGAACTACGGGGTGTGCGGCGGCGGAGAGGAGGATGATTTTCTGGGTGGCGGGTATATTCTGCCGGTGCTCCACCAATCGGACTCGATATCCAGTGATGTAAATATGTTGGAGAAAGTGTACGATGAGTATCTGCAGCTTCTCTAG